DNA from Tripterygium wilfordii isolate XIE 37 chromosome 4, ASM1340144v1, whole genome shotgun sequence:
AGTGGATCTGAACCAAATATTGTATCTGCAATTGTAATCACACCAAAGTTTTGGCTGCTCAATCCTGCAAAAGCCACTGCAGCTGTGTTCCCAATATTGAATTGGAAGTGAATCATACCGATTGGAAACACAAACACATCTCCTGGGTTTAGGATTTTGGCGAAAAGGCGATTACCATCTGCGTTGGACGTGACAAATCCGACATAAAGTGTTCCTTCGATGACTACAAGAATTTCTGTGCCACGAGGGTGAGTGTGAGGTGGGTTTAGGCCACCGTATGGTGCATAGTCAATGCGAACTAGGGCTACGCCGAGGGTGTTGAGTCCTGGTAGTTCCTTGACACTAACAGCAGTGACATTAGAACCAACACGATTTGAGACATTTCCTGGAACGTTGAGACCGGGTTTAAAGAAATCGTTTGCATTGACGAGCTTCGGGTCCTTGCAGAACTTTCCATTCACAAACACTGCATAAAAGAAATGTTGTGATCAATACAATCTCACATATATactattgaaatttgaaatcaaACCCTGAAACTGTACGAGGTACTAATTAAATCAAACCGAGACTAATTGAGCTACCATAACATagaacaataatatatatgatatgccTACCAGCATCATTAGGTTCATCGATGGCGACACAAAAGTCTTGAAGAGGGCTTGGATCGAAGGCCGAGACAAGCGAAGCAGCCAAAGCCAAGAGGAGAAAAGGTACCAAGATAAGAGAAGCACCTTTCATTGTGGTGATGTTTGCTCTAGAGTATGTATTGTTTGGAGGTGTGGGAAAGCAATCTTTCATGGGGTGTATTTATAGATGGAAGTCACAGAGGCCAAGTCTCTGTAAAACTTCATCCCAACAAGGACCAGGAggttttttatatataaaaaagaaccATTCTTCAACTGCTACACACATCACACATGTAGTTGGTAATTAATGGATGGTTTTTCTTCCTATGATTAGGTCAATGAACTCaaataaaatcatcaaacaaaatcaattccttAAGACCAAGTATTAGAACTCTAATTTTATCAACACACGCATGTAGACTCTAGGTTACACGTCTGCAAGTACTTGAACTCTAATAAATTGTAGAGCCCCAGATCCGTTTCGTCCACTCTTCTTTACCAAGACATACATGTGCaagtttttctctaattttcttaTCCACACTCCACATCAAACTTtgtattattttaatttcaacGATTTCACCTATTCATATGCATAGGTCCATCCGTCCAATGGATGAGCCAAAAGATACTCTACATATATATCATACGCACAAAGTTGGATGCTAGGGATCGGCTTGTTTAAGTAGTAACGCTCTATAAATAAAGTTTTAGTTTAAACCAAGAAGGGGAAGGAGGCCTATGGCTATATATTACATACCCTTGTTATAATACGTGGTTTGTGCTATATTACGCGCGAGTTCATGAATTTATTCAATACACatccaaaaaaatcaataatgatTGTGGATCAAtactcatataaaaaaaaaattactttgcAGATCATTACACCAGAGCAAGAAACCTTGGGTTTGACTAaagcaaaatataattaattgttttatccCAAGCAAGTAGACAGTTGGGGTGGGGTTTCAGCTGGTGCCCTCCAAGTTCAATCTCAAATCTCTTCAAAGAGTGGCCTTCTTTTGCTCATGGTCAACATCAAAAAAGGGTCTGGTACATGATATTTGCTGCTGTGATTTGGACAATATGGACCGAAAGAAACAAGGTGATTTTTGATGATGCTGAAGTAGAGTGGAGTAATGTGTTGTACTTAGTATTCATCAGATATGGACTATGGCTTAAAGCAATTAACATTTCAATTCCTTACAGTGGTCCAGAATTAATGGCAGCAAGTGATGGGGTGAAATTCAAGATTCTCCTTAATAAAGCTCCAAGGCCGGTGTCCATTTGGGTTGCTCCCCCTACTAGCCACTTGAAATGGAATACTGATGGTTCCTCTAGGCTGGATAAGGTAGGAATTGGTGGGGTCTTAAGAGATAGTAGTGGGAATTTCTTGTGTATCTTCTCAGGCCCAGTAGGAAATCTTGATGCAACTTCAGCTGAGATGGAGGCCATTAGGAAAGCCCTTGAGATCTCAGTAGCTCATGGCTCAAGTAATGGGGTGGAACTCATTGTGGAATCTGATTCTCACAATTCTGTCTCCTGGCTCAAGAAGGGTTCCTCCAATCCATGGTCTATGGATCAGGATTGTAATGCGATCACTAATCTCACTAAGGTCTTTGCTGCAGTGAATTTTGTCCATATTTGGAGAGAGGCAAATGGTGTGGCAGATTTCTTAGCCAAGAAAGGGGTTGATAGACAAGATTTGATGGTGTCATGGCTTGTCTAATGTCCTTGAATCTTTCCATTCTGTTGTGTCTTTCTTTTCTCCAGTGTTAGTGCTTTTTTTGTTAAGGTTATTCGTGGTTGTAAAAGGAGATGTGTTGCTATCCTTTGTAATTTCTATTCTTTCTAATAAAttctgatttatcaaaaaaataaagtagaCAGTTGTTAGATATGAACAAGTTGCAAGATTTCATAAACAATGTAATGatctcttgtttttgtttttttttttctatgaatGTAACCGACTCCAAACAATTTTAGAGAAGTTTCGGATGATGATATAGGGGAAATAATCAAACAGATGACCAATTCCTTAAGACCAAGTATAAGAAAATTGCTTAGATTAGTTTTATCATCTAAAAACTATATCATATGTCTGGAAAATCTTTGTATATATACGTGTCGATATGTATACGATCCGCGCCGGCGAGTCATCGTTGAATTTTTAGATATAATCAATTTAATTAGCACAAATTGATTGAACTGTTAAAACAAAGGCATGGACTTAACCATCTTATGAATAAATTTATATCATCTATGTGTGTAGCAGTTGAAGAATGTTTCTAATGAAATATAAAAACATGCATAAATATATGGACTTGGGGAATCTTACAGACTTGGTCATTCATCTTCCATCTATAAATAGATACTATGCAAGATTGCTTATCCACACCCACCAAAtagtattctttgaagaaatatcaaaatttgaagctttcaataaacacaatgaaAGGTGCAGTTTCTTCTCTCTTGGTACCTTTTGTCCTCTTGGCTTTGGCCTCCTCGCTTGGCTCGGCCTTCGATCCAAGCCCTCTTCAAGACTTCTGTGTCGCCATCAATGAACCTAATGATGCTGGTATGCATACCATATATATTGTTGTTCTATGTTATGGTTGCTTAATTAGTcttggtttgattttgattagTACCTCGTAGAGTTTCAGGGTTTGATTTCAATAGTATATATGTGAGATTGTATTGATCACAACATTTCTTTTATGCAGTGTTTGTGAATGGAAAGTTCTGCAAGGACCCGAAGCTCGTCAATGCAAGCGATTTCTTTTTATCTGGTCTCAATGTTCCAGGAGATGTCTCAAATGCTGTCGGTTCTAATGTCACTGCTGTTAGTGTCAATCAACTACCAGGACTCAACACACTCGGTGTAGCCCTAGTTCGAATTGACTATGCACCGTACGGTGGCCTAAACCCACCTCATATTCACCCTCGCGGCACAGAAATCCTTGTAGTCCTGGAAGGAACACTTTATGTTGGATTTGTCACATCCAACGCGGATGGTAATCGCCTTTTcgccaaaaccctaaacccaggAGATGTGTTTGTGTTTCCTATCGGTATGATTCACTTCCAACTCAATATTGGGAAGACACCTGCTGTGGCTTTTGCAGGATTGAGCAGCCAAAACTTTGGTTTGATTACAATTGCAAATGCAGTATTTGGTTCGAATCCACCAATCAATCCTGATGTTCTCACTAAGGCCTTTCAACTAGACAAGAACATAGTGGAGTATCTTCAGAAAAAGTTCTAGACTAACAATTTAAATTGTATTAATTTCATTGTGGATGTTATGATATATGGTTGTTTGCAAATAATGAGGTTGCAATTGTGTGCCTCTATAAATGTTTGGTTTACTAGAACCAATTTctgttatgttttgtttttaagtTAATAATAAATGTTTGGTGGAAATGAATACACTTAGTGGATTCTCgccgttgattttctcatactcATGTAACCGATCCAAATTTTGTGTGATAAAAGTTTGGATAATAATGATTGATTTTTTCAAACTCATTTAGCCAATCCAAAAAATTTGGGAAAAaaactcggatgatgatgatatagatGCTTGAAATAATTGATTAAGGGTTTGGTATAGtcaatcttttttattattgctACCAAGATTTTAGTTTGGGATTTGCTTGTGTAAAGTTGTAAGTCAAACATGTCAATGtcgttatatattttttttccagtaAATAGATTTAAGTTTATAGTAGGCAAATCTTATATTCAATAATTAGATCTTCAAAAATGTCAAGCATCCCAATCATCCCAGTAATTCATTTTGTTATTGATGAAAGTGTAGGGGTCCATAAAACCTGGTGATTGAATCAAAAAGTGACATACTAACATGTGTCattgggatgactgagatcctATTTATCGAGATCTCTATCACTTATGTTAGATATTATACCGGTAACTAGTCTATTTATAGAAAATAACAACATCCAATTACTAAAAACAAAGATTGATGTACCGAACAATATGATCCAACGACACCAATATCATTTGACTGAAAAACATGCATTTTGATGtcatttataatttaataaCGGTATTATATACAATGAACCTTCCCTTCATGGCTTAAACTAAAACTTTATTTTGGAATGAGCTTCTAACCTAACTGGTTAGAAGGTAGCCTTCCATTTGAGAAAGTCGCGAGTTCGGTTCTTGCATAACATCATATATGGACTTATCATGTGTTTGCTTGACAGACATGAGTTTACTCAGTATACATTCAAGGGGTAGTGTTATAATGAGCGGACGAAACCAAAAAATAACGCCTCACGTGTGAAATTATGTAAGATCTCTTAAAAATCCATGGTGGATTTccttatcattaaaaaaaaaaactataattttATTTCATAGAGCACTACTAGAGTAATTCCATGCATCAAGCCTTCGTGTCCGTGTACAAAATTTGCAGGAGACAGTAGAACAGCAGTTCTTACACTCGGCGGTTCTTTTATCGAAATATGCGATTTGGCCACAAGCGTTTAGCCTATTTTCATAAATGTAGAtacccgaatctacaatcgttAAATGGTCAACATAATTTATATGGAGGCCTTCTACAGTGGGatcctgagaaacaaagcaagGCTGAGATCAAAGACcttgggcaccggtggggtacctgccaaagaacctccgacgctcaagtcagtcaacCGGAACCAAGTTggtcaaagcaaagatataAGAATCGTAAATACAAATGTTGGTATGGAAAATGAAGGATGCAGGGTGCAAGAGAGCTATGAATGAGTtgaaggttgaagaaagtgagagagtgtcgcaaccggggtcacgacgcggaccggcgttggaggatgaaaaatgtttagagtcgccaccaattgatttaaggtgcaattggacacagtaaaaacctgcgaaccagagaaaagggtacggggatcgattgagtgtgaggaaggtgttaggcaccccacaactcccgtttgaaaacagttaccctaattaatttcatggctatcttatggatacttgctctttgcaagatataattgttaaagtttgaattattactttcaacacacttatcaacttatgataatgtttgaaaaaatagcttggaatattactatcaattcatgatagtttttatttggagacacactaccaacttttggtaggtttaattttaaacaccaacttatggtgttaatgataaaataccctaccaacttttggtaggtttaattttgaacactaacttatggtgtaaatgataaaatgccctaccaacttttggtaggtttaattttgaacaccaacttatggtgtaaatgataaaatgccctaccaacttttgataggtttaattttaaataccaacttattatgtaaatgataaaataccctaccaacttttggtaggtttaattttaaataccaacttatgatgtaaatgataaaataccctaccaacttttggtaggtttaattttaaataccaacttatggtataaatgattatttggaaaaaatgtcatttgccaatttaatccattattgccaacttatggcaaattcataaatgaaatcaaatatggttcataattcaaataaaggaaatcaacttatgatttctttaattgaaatgacctatattcaattttaagcctagatattcataatccacacttgtacaaacaatccaaataataaatgtcgaaattatacaaatcgacatgaataagataaattacacaatatggggggccaaatatacacaaattgtaataaaccaaacaaaatcttgaaattgctcaagcctccatcaactcgtccaaataatatccaagcccgagccaacatccaaaacaaacaagataaggGGGTAAAGTTgtactcaaatgccataaaaattcaatatcaaattaagtacatatacatcataaacatataaacacacacatacaaatatacaaactggtatgcaaacacatatacaatatatataaacacacacagagtatatatatatacacgcacaccacctatatatgcagcatatacacaccatatatatatagacagcacatacaaacatatatatatacacacgctgatatatatacacgtacactacatatatatatatatttacacataCAGACATATAcatacagacatatatatatacacacgctgatatatatacgcacaccacatatatatatatacatacacaatgatatcaaataattaacaaaagctATACGAACAGAGTCAGATTTAGAGTCTGATATGAATCAACTCAAGCTGATATCAGATCCAAAGAATAACCGGGACAACAATggccaagtaaacaaagaataagCAGGGAGATCTAAATCAGATATAAACGGAGAATAATCGGGTATGAATTAGATATAAACTGAGCATGAACAGAGGCATCAAcatagcacaaattcagatttcaaCATAGCACAAACAAATCCAGATTTTAACACAGTGAACAGAAAAATTCCAGGTATCAATACGAAGATAAATGAATAAACAGGAAACAGAATCGttacctctccttcttcttgttgaacacctcttcttcctctcctttaatgttgtcttCCACATCAGTTGACTTGCAGACAATGCCTAAGGCCCCGACAAGTTCCCCGTAGGGGCCCATGTTCTTTGCATAACTTTGAGCAGCAAGGTATtcaccaccatcatcaccatcatcaccgTTAAGTTTACTGAAGTGGTAATCAATATGTTGCTGTTCAGTGACTGATTTCACATGTGGCTCGGCAATTTCAAGAGACTTTAGAGCTTTCTTGAAGAAGCACAACTGAACAACATGGTACCTAGCTACCTGTGTAAGAAGACTTTTGAATTGACCTTGCTTAAGAGATCTCAAACGAAAGACAGAGAGAGTTGCCTTCTCATCATATTCTTCGTGAGCCCCCTTGTAGCTGCTGTATTGTTCCCTTTTTAAGGGGAGAAACGGGTGTAGAATAAGAGAGGGAAAGGCACCGCCAGTGGAAGTGCTTCCACTACTGCTTTGCCTTGTCAAAACCAACCAATCATGAGTGCCATTGTCCAATCAATAAATGAAATCTTTTGGTTCCATCACTTCTTTGGTGGAGTCCTTAGTGGAGGCCTCCATGCCTCcacttttctttatttattttttattattgttttatttctttgttccgCCATTTCCTTAGTGAGTCTTTAGTGGAGGCCCCCATGCCTCCACtttcctttattattttttttatttctttttatttcatttattattttatgtttattttattttatttttgtatttattattttttggccggacgaaaaccgggtactacagagAGCAAAGAGTCTGAGTGTTCCAGATTGCGTATCCCGCTCCCAAGGAAGAGGGGGCTTTTATAGTGGGGTGACTTGCCGACCAAGGTTGACATACTGGGTACTATAGTACAATTCGCTGGCAGATATGGGAAGGTGGTGTCGAATGTCAGGACACAGGGCCTATTTTGATTGGCTGAGGTCAGGGTTGTACAGTGGTCAGGCGGCTCAATGTTGCATGTCAACTGACTCGGCGTGCTTGTGTCAGAGGTTGTATTTGTCTTATTGAGGCTAAGTCCGACAATGGTCTCAGAGGACCGTTGCCTTAGGGCGGCCAAGTCAGAACAGGGGATCATGATTTAGTTGTATGATGGATAATATGCACGTATAAGCATGATATGTGATGGAGTTGAGTTGGATGATTGATACCTGAGGCGAGCATGACCAATGCTCGCCAACTGTCCATAGTGTTGATCAACTTGGGCGTTGATCAAGTTGGTCGTTGACTGACTCTGACGTCGTCCGTCGACAGTTGATCGCATGGAATGTCTTTGGTTTGGTCGCTCGATGATGACCACTCGAAGATGTTGGACGCCCATGAGCCGGACCGCTTTAGACTTGTTTTGATTGTGTTGACCGACTGGGTGGTTGACCAATTTGCGTATTAATCGACTTGGTCGTTGATCGACTTGGGCTTGGACACCTGAGTATGGGCTGCCTAGCTTGGACGCCCGAATATGGGTTGCTTATGTGCTTTTGAACATTTATGGTCTTGTCCGACTTGGGTTCGTCTCGTTCGACTTTGTCGGTCAAATTGTGCGTTGACTGACGTCTCATCCAATTGTGCTAACTGGGTCATGCATTGACTGAGAAATTAGTCCATGACGGTTTTTTGCCACTACAATAAacagttctttttttttgtgtgcagAATTCAATTGTTAAAACGACAAGAGGCGTTAatgcaattaaataaaacttTGAGGGAACTGTTTTATCGAAATATCCAATTCGGCTACTAGAGTTTATTCTATTTGCATTAACGCCTTTTAGGCTTTTATTTGTGCGGCTAAATTCAATTATTAAAACTACAAGAGGTGTTAatgcaattaaataaaacttTTGAGGGGATTGATTATATAGTAATGGATGTAGATATAACTTGAATAATATCAACTCTCTAATTTTCTCTTAAAACTGTAGAGAGagtcgtcttttttttttttgaatgactgAAACCAGAAAGAGCTAGTCGTTCTCTATGGTTTTCTCTGAAACCAGAGAGGAACTGTGCCAAGTCCCTCTGGTACACATGGGTGGTTTGTTATGTTCTTCTCAAGTATGGCGACTTTTGTTATTCACCGGAAGAATTTTTCGCTCACGGAACAAAAGGAATCGGTGTTGTATGTTATGGTAGTCATTTGGAATTCCTTCAGAAGAAGATTGAGTTTAGTTTGATGGGTCGCGGCATGTTCATGGATCACACAATTTCGAAAGACGCCTTCCTTCCTTACAAGCAATCTCTTTTCCAATCAGAATCGAAATCACAAGCCGCCTTCCTCATAGACAGTCTCTTCTCC
Protein-coding regions in this window:
- the LOC119996645 gene encoding germin-like protein subfamily 1 member 17, translating into MKGASLILVPFLLLALAASLVSAFDPSPLQDFCVAIDEPNDAVFVNGKFCKDPKLVNANDFFKPGLNVPGNVSNRVGSNVTAVSVKELPGLNTLGVALVRIDYAPYGGLNPPHTHPRGTEILVVIEGTLYVGFVTSNADGNRLFAKILNPGDVFVFPIGMIHFQFNIGNTAAVAFAGLSSQNFGVITIADTIFGSDPLINPDVLTKAFQLDKNIVEDLQKKFSTN
- the LOC119996887 gene encoding uncharacterized protein LOC119996887, which produces MIFAAVIWTIWTERNKVIFDDAEVEWSNVLYLVFIRYGLWLKAINISIPYSGPELMAASDGVKFKILLNKAPRPVSIWVAPPTSHLKWNTDGSSRLDKVGIGGVLRDSSGNFLCIFSGPVGNLDATSAEMEAIRKALEISVAHGSSNGVELIVESDSHNSVSWLKKGSSNPWSMDQDCNAITNLTKVFAAVNFVHIWREANGVADFLAKKGVDRQDLMVSWLV
- the LOC119996646 gene encoding germin-like protein subfamily 1 member 16, whose product is MKGAVSSLLVPFVLLALASSLGSAFDPSPLQDFCVAINEPNDAVFVNGKFCKDPKLVNASDFFLSGLNVPGDVSNAVGSNVTAVSVNQLPGLNTLGVALVRIDYAPYGGLNPPHIHPRGTEILVVLEGTLYVGFVTSNADGNRLFAKTLNPGDVFVFPIGMIHFQLNIGKTPAVAFAGLSSQNFGLITIANAVFGSNPPINPDVLTKAFQLDKNIVEYLQKKF